The Saccopteryx leptura isolate mSacLep1 chromosome 2, mSacLep1_pri_phased_curated, whole genome shotgun sequence genome has a window encoding:
- the TACO1 gene encoding translational activator of cytochrome c oxidase 1 isoform X1: MAAWAIVSLSRTSAPCLRALDPGIWAAVPCISPGSQPDPRGCSPAWGRTLHLTMAASAGHNKWSKVRHIKGPKDAERSRIFSKLALSIRLAVREGGPNPELNSNLAHVLEMCRNKQMPKSTIEASLKMEKTKDIYLLYEGRGPGGSSLLIEALSNSGSKCHSDIKHILNKNGGMMAEGARHSFDKKGVIVVGVEDREKKEVNLERALEFAIEAGAEDVKETEDEEEKHIFKFTCDASSLHQVRKKLESLGLCPVSCTLEFIPNTKVQLANPDMEQAAHLIQALSNHEDVIQVYDNIE; encoded by the exons ATGGCTGCTTGGGCCATTGTCAGCCTGAGTAGGACCTCTGCTCCATGTTTGCGGGCGCTAGACCCGGGAATCTGGGCGGCTGTTCCGTGCATCTCTCCAGGTTCCCAGCCTGACCCCCGGGGCTGTAGCCCCGCTTGGGGCCGTACGCTACACCTCACCATGGCGGCCTCTGCTGGGCACAACAAGTGGTCCAAAGTCCGACACATCAAAGGTCCCAAAGACGCTGAAAGGAGTCGCATCTTCTCCAAGCTTGCTTTGAGCATCCGCCTAGCGGTTAGAG AAGGAGGCCCCAACCCTGAGCTCAACAGCAACCTGGCCCATGTCTTAGAAATGTGTCGCAACAAGCAAATGCCCAAGTCAACTATTGAGGCATCGCTGAAAATGGAG AAAACCAAGGACATTTATTTGTTGTATGAGGGTCGAGGCCCTGGTGGCTCTTCTCTGCTCATTGAGGCATTATCTAACAGTGGCTCTAAGTGCCATTCGGACATCAAACATATCCTGAACAAGAATGG GGGAATGATGGCTGAAGGAGCTCGCCACTCCTTTGACAAAAAGGGGGTGATCGTGGTTGGAgtggaggacagagagaaaaaagaagtgaaCCTAGAGCGAGCCCTGGAGTTTGCAATCGAAGCAGGAGCTGAGGATGTCAAGGAAACTGAAGATGAAgaggaaaaacacatttttaag TTTACTTGTGATGCCTCTTCACTTCATCAAGTGAGGAAGAAGCTGGAGTCCCTGGGCTTGTGTCCTGTGTCCTGTACACTAGAGTTCATCCCCAACACAAAGGTGCAGCTGGCTAACCCTGACATGGAGCAGGCTGCCCATCTCATCCAGGCTCTCAGCAACCATGAGGACGTGATCCAGGTCTATGACAATATTGAGTAA
- the TACO1 gene encoding translational activator of cytochrome c oxidase 1 isoform X2 has protein sequence MAAWAIVSLSRTSAPCLRALDPGIWAAVPCISPGSQPDPRGCSPAWGRTLHLTMAASAGHNKWSKVRHIKGPKDAERSRIFSKLALSIRLAVRGGPNPELNSNLAHVLEMCRNKQMPKSTIEASLKMEKTKDIYLLYEGRGPGGSSLLIEALSNSGSKCHSDIKHILNKNGGMMAEGARHSFDKKGVIVVGVEDREKKEVNLERALEFAIEAGAEDVKETEDEEEKHIFKFTCDASSLHQVRKKLESLGLCPVSCTLEFIPNTKVQLANPDMEQAAHLIQALSNHEDVIQVYDNIE, from the exons ATGGCTGCTTGGGCCATTGTCAGCCTGAGTAGGACCTCTGCTCCATGTTTGCGGGCGCTAGACCCGGGAATCTGGGCGGCTGTTCCGTGCATCTCTCCAGGTTCCCAGCCTGACCCCCGGGGCTGTAGCCCCGCTTGGGGCCGTACGCTACACCTCACCATGGCGGCCTCTGCTGGGCACAACAAGTGGTCCAAAGTCCGACACATCAAAGGTCCCAAAGACGCTGAAAGGAGTCGCATCTTCTCCAAGCTTGCTTTGAGCATCCGCCTAGCGGTTAGAG GAGGCCCCAACCCTGAGCTCAACAGCAACCTGGCCCATGTCTTAGAAATGTGTCGCAACAAGCAAATGCCCAAGTCAACTATTGAGGCATCGCTGAAAATGGAG AAAACCAAGGACATTTATTTGTTGTATGAGGGTCGAGGCCCTGGTGGCTCTTCTCTGCTCATTGAGGCATTATCTAACAGTGGCTCTAAGTGCCATTCGGACATCAAACATATCCTGAACAAGAATGG GGGAATGATGGCTGAAGGAGCTCGCCACTCCTTTGACAAAAAGGGGGTGATCGTGGTTGGAgtggaggacagagagaaaaaagaagtgaaCCTAGAGCGAGCCCTGGAGTTTGCAATCGAAGCAGGAGCTGAGGATGTCAAGGAAACTGAAGATGAAgaggaaaaacacatttttaag TTTACTTGTGATGCCTCTTCACTTCATCAAGTGAGGAAGAAGCTGGAGTCCCTGGGCTTGTGTCCTGTGTCCTGTACACTAGAGTTCATCCCCAACACAAAGGTGCAGCTGGCTAACCCTGACATGGAGCAGGCTGCCCATCTCATCCAGGCTCTCAGCAACCATGAGGACGTGATCCAGGTCTATGACAATATTGAGTAA